Proteins encoded in a region of the Streptomyces violaceoruber genome:
- a CDS encoding antibiotic biosynthesis monooxygenase: MAEVNDPRVGFVAVVTFPVDGPATQHKLVELATGGVQEWIREVPGFLSATYHASTDGTAVVNYAQWESEQAYRENFGADPRSAKLREALSSLPGLVGPPKAVFMTPRGAILPS, translated from the coding sequence ATGGCTGAAGTGAACGATCCCCGGGTGGGCTTCGTCGCGGTCGTCACCTTCCCGGTGGACGGCCCCGCCACCCAGCACAAGCTGGTGGAGCTGGCCACCGGCGGGGTGCAGGAGTGGATCCGCGAGGTGCCCGGCTTCCTGTCGGCCACGTATCACGCGAGCACGGACGGGACCGCGGTCGTCAACTACGCCCAGTGGGAGAGCGAGCAGGCCTACCGGGAGAACTTCGGCGCCGACCCGCGCTCGGCGAAGCTGCGGGAGGCGCTGAGCTCGCTGCCCGGGCTCGTGGGGCCGCCGAAGGCCGTGTTCATGACTCCGCGGGGGGCGATCCTGCCGTCCTGA
- the actII gene encoding TetR family transcriptional regulator ActII translates to MSRSEEGRPMPEEIPVPPWRRPKKAPPRMPLTQDRIVVTALGILDAEGLDALSMRRLAQELKTGHASLYAHVGNRDELLDLVFDIVLTEVEVPEPEPGRWAEQVKEMCRSLRRMFLAHRDLARIAIDRVPLGPNGMVGMERTMNLLRSGGLHDELAAYGGDLLSTFVTAEALEQSSRNPGTEQGREQAGVFADQLHGYLKSLPATSFPNLVHLAGPITSLDSDRRFELGLEIIIAGLLAGAGEAADDRVRTAGSPPAES, encoded by the coding sequence GTGTCGCGAAGCGAGGAAGGGAGGCCCATGCCCGAGGAGATTCCCGTGCCTCCGTGGCGCCGGCCGAAGAAGGCGCCGCCGCGCATGCCCCTGACCCAGGACCGGATCGTCGTCACGGCGCTCGGCATCCTCGACGCCGAGGGACTCGACGCCCTGAGCATGCGGCGGCTCGCGCAGGAGCTGAAGACCGGACACGCCTCGCTGTACGCGCACGTGGGGAACCGGGACGAGCTGCTCGACCTCGTCTTCGACATCGTGCTGACCGAGGTGGAGGTCCCGGAACCGGAACCCGGCCGCTGGGCGGAGCAGGTCAAGGAGATGTGCCGGTCGCTGCGGAGGATGTTCCTGGCCCACCGGGACCTGGCACGGATCGCGATCGACCGGGTGCCGCTGGGACCCAACGGGATGGTGGGGATGGAGCGCACCATGAACCTGCTGCGCTCCGGGGGCCTGCACGACGAACTCGCCGCCTACGGGGGCGACCTGCTGTCGACCTTCGTCACGGCGGAGGCCCTGGAGCAGTCGTCCCGCAACCCCGGAACGGAACAGGGCCGGGAGCAGGCCGGCGTGTTCGCCGACCAGCTCCACGGCTACCTGAAGTCACTGCCGGCCACCAGTTTCCCGAACCTGGTCCACCTGGCCGGCCCGATCACCTCGCTCGACTCCGACCGCCGGTTCGAGCTCGGCCTCGAGATCATCATCGCCGGCCTGCTGGCCGGGGCCGGCGAGGCCGCGGACGACCGGGTCAGGACGGCAGGATCGCCCCCCGCGGAGTCATGA
- a CDS encoding MMPL family transporter, which produces MTRTLLSWPGGRRLKWLVLAAWIGLLIVLQPLAGKLGDVESNDAAAWLPGNAESTEVLELSEKFQPADTSPTVIVYDRPSGITAADEAKARADATHFADGTGVVGEPYGPVRSDDGKALRTVVNVHLGKDGWEGLNAAAKDMRAIARPSAPDGLGVHVTGPTGYAADSAESFSSADFKLTLVTLLIVVTILVVTYRSPLLWLLPMISAGMSLVISQAIVYLLAKNAGLTVNAQTAMILTVLVLGAATDYALLLVARYREELRRHEDRHEAMAVALRRAGPAIVASAATVAVSMLVLLLAALNSTKGLGPVCAVGVLVGLLSMMTLLPALLVIFGRWVFWPARPKHGTEPDVTRGLWSRIARLVSGRPRAVWVTTSLLLGAVATLAVTLNADGLQQKDGFKTKPESVVGEEILTRHFPAGSGEPMVVIAKGASADQVHAALETVPGVIEVAPPQVKDGLAYVEATLGAGADSPAAMSAVTAARETLARLDGAQARVGGSSAVVHDMREASSRDRGLIIPVILAVVFCILALLLRALVAPLLLIASVVLSFFTALGLAALFFNHVFDFAGADSAFPLWVFVFLVALGVDYNIFLVTRIKEESDRLGTRQGALKGLTSTGGVITAAGLVLAGTFAALATLPLVFIAELGFTVAVGVLLDTMIVRSVLVTALTLDVGRWMWWPHRLARREDPSEDPAVSGMPDSIDSEASTTASR; this is translated from the coding sequence ATGACACGCACACTGCTGTCCTGGCCCGGCGGACGCCGGCTCAAGTGGCTGGTGCTCGCGGCCTGGATCGGTCTGCTGATCGTGCTCCAGCCGCTGGCCGGGAAGCTCGGCGACGTCGAGTCCAACGACGCCGCCGCCTGGCTCCCGGGCAATGCGGAGTCGACCGAAGTGCTCGAGCTGTCCGAGAAGTTCCAGCCGGCCGACACCAGCCCGACCGTGATCGTCTACGACCGCCCGTCCGGGATCACGGCTGCCGACGAGGCGAAGGCGCGGGCCGACGCCACGCACTTCGCGGACGGCACCGGTGTGGTGGGCGAGCCCTACGGCCCGGTGCGCTCGGACGACGGCAAGGCCCTGCGCACCGTCGTCAACGTCCACCTCGGCAAGGACGGCTGGGAGGGGCTCAACGCGGCCGCGAAGGACATGCGGGCGATCGCCCGGCCGAGCGCCCCGGACGGTCTCGGCGTCCACGTCACGGGTCCGACCGGTTACGCCGCCGATTCCGCAGAGTCCTTCAGCAGCGCCGACTTCAAGCTCACCCTGGTCACCCTCCTCATCGTCGTGACGATCCTCGTCGTCACCTATCGCAGTCCCTTGCTCTGGCTGCTGCCGATGATCTCCGCGGGCATGTCCCTGGTCATCTCGCAGGCCATCGTCTACCTGCTGGCCAAGAACGCGGGACTCACGGTCAACGCCCAGACGGCGATGATCCTCACGGTCCTGGTGCTCGGCGCGGCCACCGACTACGCGCTGTTGCTCGTCGCCCGCTACCGCGAGGAGCTGCGGCGGCACGAGGACCGGCACGAGGCCATGGCCGTGGCGCTGCGCCGGGCCGGTCCCGCCATCGTGGCCAGCGCCGCCACCGTCGCCGTCAGCATGCTCGTCCTGCTGCTGGCCGCTCTGAACTCCACCAAGGGTCTCGGCCCGGTCTGCGCCGTCGGCGTGCTGGTCGGTCTGCTGTCGATGATGACGTTGCTGCCCGCCCTGCTGGTGATCTTCGGACGCTGGGTCTTCTGGCCGGCCCGGCCGAAGCACGGTACGGAGCCCGACGTCACCCGGGGTCTGTGGTCGCGGATCGCCCGGCTGGTGTCCGGCCGTCCGCGTGCCGTCTGGGTCACCACCAGCCTGCTGCTGGGGGCGGTGGCCACGCTGGCCGTCACCCTGAACGCCGACGGCCTCCAGCAGAAGGACGGTTTCAAGACCAAGCCGGAGTCGGTGGTGGGCGAGGAGATCCTGACCCGGCACTTCCCGGCCGGCTCCGGTGAACCCATGGTCGTCATCGCCAAGGGCGCCTCGGCGGACCAGGTGCACGCAGCTCTGGAGACCGTGCCCGGCGTCATCGAGGTCGCACCACCACAGGTGAAGGACGGCCTCGCCTATGTCGAGGCGACGCTCGGCGCCGGGGCGGACTCGCCGGCGGCCATGAGTGCGGTCACCGCGGCCCGCGAGACACTCGCCCGGCTGGACGGTGCGCAGGCACGGGTGGGCGGCAGCAGCGCCGTCGTGCACGACATGCGGGAGGCGTCCAGCCGCGACCGCGGTCTGATCATTCCGGTGATCCTCGCCGTGGTGTTCTGCATCCTCGCGCTGCTGCTGCGAGCACTGGTGGCGCCGCTGCTGCTGATCGCGAGCGTGGTGCTGTCCTTCTTCACCGCGCTCGGCCTCGCCGCCCTCTTCTTCAACCACGTCTTCGACTTCGCGGGAGCCGATTCGGCCTTCCCCCTGTGGGTCTTCGTCTTCCTGGTCGCCCTGGGCGTCGACTACAACATCTTCCTCGTCACCCGGATCAAGGAGGAGAGCGACCGGCTCGGCACCCGGCAGGGCGCGCTCAAGGGCCTCACCTCGACCGGTGGCGTGATCACCGCGGCCGGGCTGGTGCTGGCCGGGACCTTCGCCGCGCTGGCCACGCTGCCGCTGGTCTTCATCGCCGAGCTCGGTTTCACGGTCGCGGTGGGCGTCCTGCTCGACACCATGATCGTGCGATCGGTCCTGGTCACCGCGCTCACTCTCGATGTCGGCCGGTGGATGTGGTGGCCGCACCGGCTCGCCCGGCGCGAGGACCCTTCCGAGGACCCAGCCGTATCAGGAATGCCAGATTCTATTGATTCGGAAGCCTCGACCACTGCCTCTCGGTAA
- a CDS encoding AfsR/SARP family transcriptional regulator has protein sequence MRFNLLGRVHVITDAGCVIPLKSSKATQLLVLLLLRRHEVVGSGVLIEELWADDPPRSAMTTLQTYVYHTRRLLGEHRVTSDDRELVLTQPPGYFALIDEDELDVAVAERLIRTGGRLLEENRLEEALASLDAGLDLWRGPALSTVPCGRVLESNIAHLEELRLFGMQLRIDANWRLGRIGPMIPELRSLVISHPLNETLHAKLMGALCQMGRRAEALESYRNLRRILSDELGVDPTPEIQRMHMEILNGEKVLV, from the coding sequence ATGAGATTCAACTTATTGGGACGTGTCCATGTAATCACCGATGCGGGATGTGTAATTCCGCTTAAATCCTCGAAGGCGACCCAGCTCCTGGTGCTGCTGCTCCTCAGGCGGCACGAGGTGGTGGGATCGGGGGTGCTCATCGAGGAGTTGTGGGCGGACGACCCGCCCCGCAGCGCCATGACGACGCTGCAGACGTACGTGTACCACACCCGCCGGCTGCTGGGGGAGCACCGGGTGACGAGCGACGACCGGGAATTGGTCCTGACCCAGCCGCCCGGCTACTTCGCCCTGATCGACGAGGACGAACTCGACGTCGCGGTCGCCGAGCGTCTGATCCGCACCGGCGGCCGGCTGCTCGAGGAGAACCGGCTCGAGGAGGCGCTCGCCTCGTTGGACGCGGGACTGGATCTCTGGCGAGGCCCGGCGCTGTCCACCGTACCGTGCGGCCGGGTGCTCGAAAGCAACATCGCGCACCTGGAAGAGCTGCGGCTTTTTGGAATGCAGCTCCGTATCGACGCGAATTGGCGGCTGGGCAGAATAGGGCCGATGATTCCGGAACTCCGGTCCCTGGTAATTTCGCATCCGCTGAACGAGACCCTGCACGCCAAACTGATGGGCGCGCTCTGTCAGATGGGCAGGCGCGCCGAGGCGCTGGAATCGTATCGGAATCTCCGGCGGATACTGTCCGACGAACTGGGGGTGGATCCGACGCCGGAAATCCAGCGTATGCACATGGAAATTCTCAACGGTGAGAAGGTGCTCGTGTAG
- a CDS encoding MFS transporter produces MSSVEADEPDRATAPPSALLPEDGPGPDGTAAGPPPYARRWAALGVILGAEIMDLLDGTVMNVAAPAVRADLGGSLSVIQWITVGYTLAFAVLLVVGGRLGDIYGRKRMFVVGAVGFTAASVLCSVAAGPEMLTAARFLQGGLGALMIPQGLGLIKQMFPPKETAAAFGAFGPAIGLGAVLGPIVAGFLVDADLFGTGWRSVFLINLPIGVAVIVGAVLLLPEGKAPVRPKFDVVGMALVTSGLTLLIFPLVQGRERGWPAWAFVLMLAGAAVLVGFVAHELRQERRGGATLIELSLLRRSRYAAGLAVALVFFTGVSGMSLLLALHLQIGLGFSPTRAALTMTPWSVFLVVGAILTGAVLGSKFGRKALHGGLVVLALGVLIMLLTIGDQAGGLTSWELVPGIAVAGLGMGIMIGLLFDIALADVDKQEAGTASGVLTAVQQLGFTVGVAVLGTLFFGLLGSQATASVDDGASRARTELAAAGASTTEQDRLLADLRVCLRESASQQDSERTPDSCRSLQQARPAVAEAMARAWRTAHTENFSTAMVRTLWVVIALLAVSFALAFRLPPKPREEEGF; encoded by the coding sequence ATGAGTTCCGTTGAAGCCGACGAGCCGGACAGGGCCACGGCCCCGCCGTCGGCGTTACTGCCCGAGGACGGCCCCGGACCGGACGGAACCGCGGCCGGACCCCCGCCCTACGCGCGCCGTTGGGCCGCGCTGGGAGTCATCCTCGGCGCCGAGATCATGGACCTGCTCGACGGCACGGTCATGAACGTGGCCGCGCCCGCCGTCCGCGCGGACCTGGGCGGCAGCCTCAGCGTCATCCAGTGGATCACCGTCGGGTACACGCTCGCGTTCGCCGTCCTGCTCGTGGTGGGCGGCCGGCTGGGCGACATCTACGGCCGCAAGCGCATGTTCGTCGTCGGCGCCGTCGGCTTCACCGCGGCCTCCGTGCTGTGCTCGGTGGCGGCCGGTCCCGAGATGCTCACCGCGGCACGCTTCCTTCAGGGCGGGCTCGGCGCGCTGATGATTCCGCAAGGGCTCGGTCTCATCAAGCAAATGTTCCCGCCCAAGGAGACGGCGGCGGCGTTCGGCGCGTTCGGACCCGCCATCGGGCTGGGCGCCGTGCTCGGCCCGATCGTCGCCGGGTTCCTGGTCGACGCCGACCTGTTCGGCACGGGCTGGCGGTCCGTCTTCCTGATCAATCTGCCGATCGGCGTGGCCGTGATCGTCGGCGCGGTCCTGCTGCTGCCCGAGGGCAAGGCGCCCGTGCGGCCGAAGTTCGACGTCGTCGGCATGGCGCTGGTGACGTCCGGGCTCACCCTGCTCATCTTCCCGCTCGTCCAGGGGCGCGAACGCGGCTGGCCCGCTTGGGCGTTCGTGCTGATGCTGGCCGGAGCGGCCGTGCTCGTCGGCTTCGTCGCCCACGAACTGCGGCAGGAGAGGCGCGGCGGCGCCACGCTCATCGAGCTCAGCCTGCTGCGCAGGTCCCGCTACGCCGCGGGACTGGCGGTGGCACTGGTGTTCTTCACCGGCGTCTCCGGAATGTCGCTGCTGCTCGCCCTGCACCTGCAGATCGGCCTGGGCTTCAGCCCCACCAGGGCCGCGCTGACCATGACGCCCTGGTCGGTGTTCCTCGTCGTCGGCGCGATCCTGACCGGGGCGGTGCTGGGATCGAAGTTCGGCCGCAAGGCCCTGCACGGCGGGCTCGTGGTGCTGGCGCTGGGCGTGCTGATCATGCTGTTGACGATCGGCGACCAGGCCGGCGGGCTGACCAGCTGGGAGCTCGTCCCCGGTATCGCCGTTGCCGGGCTCGGCATGGGCATCATGATCGGACTGCTCTTCGACATCGCCCTGGCCGACGTCGACAAGCAGGAGGCCGGTACCGCCTCCGGCGTCCTCACCGCGGTCCAGCAGCTCGGCTTCACCGTGGGCGTCGCGGTGCTCGGGACCCTGTTCTTCGGGCTGCTCGGCTCACAGGCCACGGCGAGCGTCGACGACGGCGCGAGCCGGGCCCGCACCGAACTCGCCGCCGCCGGGGCGAGCACGACCGAGCAGGACCGGCTCCTGGCCGACCTGCGGGTGTGCCTGCGGGAATCGGCGAGTCAGCAGGACTCCGAACGGACGCCGGACAGCTGCCGAAGCCTCCAGCAGGCCCGGCCGGCGGTGGCCGAGGCCATGGCGCGGGCCTGGCGGACGGCCCACACCGAGAACTTCAGCACCGCGATGGTCCGCACGCTCTGGGTGGTGATCGCACTGCTGGCGGTCTCCTTCGCGCTGGCCTTCCGGCTGCCGCCCAAGCCGCGTGAGGAAGAGGGCTTCTGA